In a genomic window of Persicobacter psychrovividus:
- a CDS encoding AAA family ATPase: protein MKALAIGTSDFKEIIETDAYYIDKTLFIEELMVGNKVKSALFPRPRRFGKTLNMSMLKYFFDIDHVEENRKLFKGLAIENSPAWEHQGKYPVIFLTFKELKCTSMEEFLEKFLDFLVGIIENNYPYIEKIEGLVRSEKRFLNRLFDFNASQSDLEKTLKTLGAILNKHHGTAPILLIDEYDAPIHAAHTHGYLPEMLNFMRNFLSAGFKDNEHLTKGIITGILRVAKENIFSGLNNITTYSILNRQFSDKFGLTQPEVDRLLNDADCTEDREKVANWYNGYAFGGTTQIYNPWSILNYVAHIPDGLRAYWVNTSSNELIQEILPKADKATQDILFDLLKGEKVAAQIDEFTVFNDLYAGRKTTVLGLLLFSGYLTAEDRIDLNTYELRIPNQEIKSMFQNMLQNYIGTSITQAKDTVLIQSLLEQRANTFAEALAQYVKTSFSYFDIGKEGNTEKIYHAFMLGLLAHLDKNYYIRSNREVGYGRADIYFYPKDTTNPKAWILEFKKKDADDKGDLKSLAEDALKQIYDRDYLDEIKAHGHTEILCMGVAFEGKQVVCAFDR from the coding sequence ATGAAAGCATTAGCCATCGGCACATCAGATTTCAAGGAGATCATCGAGACAGACGCTTATTATATCGATAAGACGTTATTCATCGAAGAATTAATGGTCGGTAATAAAGTTAAATCCGCACTATTTCCACGCCCTCGCCGATTTGGTAAAACCCTCAACATGAGCATGCTGAAATATTTCTTCGATATTGATCATGTCGAGGAAAATAGAAAGCTTTTTAAAGGTTTAGCGATTGAAAATTCTCCTGCATGGGAACACCAGGGAAAATACCCTGTGATTTTTTTGACGTTTAAGGAATTGAAATGTACTTCTATGGAGGAGTTCTTAGAAAAATTCTTGGACTTTCTCGTTGGCATAATTGAAAACAACTACCCTTATATCGAAAAAATAGAAGGCTTGGTGCGTAGTGAAAAACGATTTTTAAATCGCTTATTCGACTTTAATGCCAGCCAATCAGATTTAGAAAAGACCTTGAAAACGTTAGGAGCTATTCTAAATAAACACCACGGCACCGCACCCATCCTTTTAATCGACGAATACGACGCTCCGATTCATGCCGCCCATACCCACGGGTATTTACCTGAGATGCTCAATTTCATGCGGAATTTCCTTTCGGCTGGTTTTAAGGACAATGAGCATTTGACCAAAGGGATCATTACGGGCATCTTGCGAGTAGCAAAGGAAAATATTTTCTCAGGCCTGAATAATATTACGACCTACTCGATTTTGAATCGTCAGTTTTCGGACAAATTTGGTTTGACGCAGCCGGAAGTAGATCGGCTACTCAACGATGCGGACTGTACGGAAGATCGGGAGAAGGTTGCGAATTGGTACAATGGTTATGCTTTTGGTGGCACGACGCAGATTTATAATCCATGGTCAATTTTGAATTATGTTGCTCACATCCCTGATGGGTTACGGGCTTATTGGGTCAATACTTCTTCCAATGAATTAATACAAGAGATCTTACCGAAGGCAGATAAAGCAACCCAAGATATTCTTTTCGATTTATTGAAAGGCGAAAAGGTAGCCGCGCAGATTGACGAGTTCACAGTTTTCAATGACTTGTATGCTGGGCGAAAGACGACGGTTTTAGGTCTGTTATTATTTAGTGGGTACCTGACGGCAGAAGATCGCATCGATCTAAATACCTATGAATTGCGCATCCCGAATCAGGAGATCAAAAGTATGTTCCAGAATATGTTGCAAAATTATATCGGAACGAGCATCACCCAAGCCAAAGACACTGTTCTGATACAATCGCTATTGGAGCAAAGGGCGAATACTTTTGCCGAAGCGTTGGCACAATATGTAAAAACATCTTTCAGCTATTTCGACATTGGAAAAGAGGGCAACACAGAAAAGATCTACCATGCTTTTATGCTGGGTTTGCTGGCACATTTGGACAAAAATTACTACATCCGATCCAATCGGGAAGTCGGCTACGGTCGTGCAGATATCTATTTTTACCCAAAAGATACGACCAACCCTAAAGCTTGGATTTTGGAATTCAAGAAGAAAGATGCCGATGACAAGGGAGATTTGAAATCCCTTGCCGAAGATGCACTAAAGCAAATCTATGACCGTGACTATCTCGATGAAATCAAAGCTCACGGACATACGGAAATTTTATGTATGGGCGTTGCTTTTGAAGGCAAACAGGTGGTTTGTGCCTTTGATCGTTAA
- a CDS encoding RHS repeat-associated core domain-containing protein, with protein sequence MAHQNGDAGSVNKYLYNNKELQDITGWYDYGARMYDARIGRFHTQDRFAEKYLDFTPYQYGANNPIKFIDVNGDSISFSDALINNSNAYALIMHYLFNTDSGRDFFAKYGDEDGEFFSTKVEFDILKGAPGTHGQHYAYATDDKGKPQSLGTKEEIKGYSNATNKVSKDQRIIHKIKIKPAPRYNGHLIRPRRVMTIEHEKQHLELMQKDIMRDGTVDLDEKQHHSIMKKNKELKNMRAKVYIQCGGKARGKELIDEINAFDD encoded by the coding sequence GTGGCTCATCAAAATGGGGATGCTGGAAGTGTTAATAAATACCTGTATAACAACAAGGAACTGCAGGATATTACAGGATGGTATGACTATGGTGCGAGGATGTATGATGCGAGGATTGGTAGATTTCATACCCAAGATAGGTTCGCAGAGAAATATTTAGATTTTACTCCTTATCAGTATGGGGCGAATAATCCAATTAAATTTATTGATGTGAATGGGGATTCTATAAGCTTTTCAGATGCTTTAATTAATAATTCCAATGCATATGCATTAATAATGCATTATTTATTCAATACTGACAGTGGGAGAGATTTTTTTGCAAAATATGGAGATGAAGATGGGGAATTTTTTAGCACTAAAGTAGAATTTGATATCTTAAAAGGAGCCCCAGGAACACATGGTCAACACTATGCATATGCCACAGATGATAAGGGAAAACCACAATCATTAGGAACCAAAGAAGAAATTAAAGGTTATTCAAACGCAACAAATAAAGTATCAAAAGATCAACGAATAATTCATAAAATCAAGATTAAGCCTGCCCCACGCTATAATGGGCATTTAATCAGACCACGTAGGGTTATGACTATTGAACATGAAAAACAGCATCTAGAGTTAATGCAAAAAGATATTATGAGAGACGGAACAGTTGATTTGGATGAAAAACAACATCATAGTATTATGAAAAAAAATAAAGAGTTGAAAAATATGCGAGCAAAGGTCTATATCCAATGTGGAGGGAAAGCAAGGGGTAAGGAGTTGATAGATGAAATAAATGCATTTGATGATTAG